TATTTCTGGACCGGTCTTTTTTCGTTCTTAGCATTTGCTCCTATTTCCCTGAGCCATTTTGTTTGGATCGCGCCTTTTGGCCTTTTCTGGCTGAGTCTCAAATATCAGGGAAAATATAAAAAGTTATTTTATCAAGGTTTGATTATCGGAGTCGTTTTTTACGCCATCTCCTTTCACTGGATCGTTCACATGGCGATTACGTTTGGAAACTTTCCCTATGTAATTGCGTTGCTCCTCCTTCTTTTCGCGGGGCTTTTGTTTAGTTTAAAGTTTCCTCTTTTTATGATGAGCTTTTCTTTTCTTTCCGGAAAGATCGGTCGTCATTCGGTTTGGGTCGCCGGATTCTGCGGACTACTTTCGGAGCTGATCGGTCCACAGTTGTTTCCCTGGTACTGGGGAAATCTCGCCGCGGGAAATATCTTCCTCGCACAAAACGTGGAAATTACCGGCGTCTATGGATTGAGCTTTCTTGTTTTTGTCGTTTCCTATACTCTCTTTCAATCCAATCCATGGCATTGGAAAGAAATTCTTAACTCGATTGAAAAGAGAAAACAATATCTTCGTTTTGTTGCGTTACCTGCGCTCCTCCTTTTGAGTTTTGTAATTTCCGGAGCCGTTCTTTATAAAAAATGGAACGATGTAAAGCCTTCCAAATCAGTTAAAGTGCTCGTCATTCAACCGGACGCCCCTTTGAGTTTTCGCGACGGAAGAGAAGTGAAAGAATCCATCGAAGCGCTCATGGCTCGGATCGAAAAACTCGCCGAAGAAGGCGTAGCAAAGATGGGAACCAAACCGGATCTCATTGTTCTTCCGGAAGCGGGAGTTCCGTTTTTCTCAGCGCATAACACACCGGTGACGACCGTTGCCAGAAGATTGTATTGGCATCGTTTTGATTCCTTGATGTTTCTTCTCGCGAACAAATACAAGTCAAACGTATTTTTCAATGAGATTGACGCGGGTTACAAAGGAACTCCGGGTGCGAGAAACCTAAGATATTACAATAACAACGTTCTCTATGATCCGAACGGAGATAGAAGAGATTCTTATCAAAAAAAGTTTCTTCTCATGTTTGGCGAATATATGCCTTTTGATTTTCTCTACGATCTGAGTCAGCAGACGGGAAGATTTGAACCGGGCTTAAATCACAATCTGATCCGTTATTACACTCCTACGGAAAAAGAAAAATCTCCGAAGGGACTTCACCTCGGATGGTCGGATACGGAGAATCTAAATCATGAAGCCGTGCGTTCTTACTATGAACCGGCGAAGACGGAAGTGCAAGAGGCTGGAAAATTTCTTCCATTGATTTGTTACGAAGTGATTCTTCCTGAGTTTGTAAGAGAATTTAGAACCGCGGGAAATCCCGAGTTTATCGTAAATCTTACCAATGACAAGTGGTATGGAACGACGACCGAGAGCGATCAACACATGGAACTCGGAAGACTTCGTTCCATAGAATTGAGGAGATGGATGGTAAGATCTACCAATTCCGGAATTTCCGCAAACATCGATCATCTTGGCCGGTTTGTCGGCGGGAAAAAAACGGGTCTTATGACCTCGGAATCTCTTTCCGAAACAATCGACGTTATCGATTCTCCTCCGACTTTTTATACTCAGTATGGGAATTTGATTCCTTGGTTGATGCTCTTTCTTACGGGCATCTACTATTTGAATCTTTTGATCGGAATTCGGAAAGGTAAGAAGGTATAACGACTGAGTTTGAAAATTCTTTTGAACTTTCGAACTTGTTAAAACGACCTGATGAAGCGGAGACTGATCTACGTAGGATTTCTATTTTTCTTTTTAAGTCTCTGCTTTGTCATCGTCCAATTCTTTGATTCAAATCGTTTGGTTCGCGGTTTTCTGGGCGATTTGATTATCGTGATGGTTCTTTATAGCTTCTTTAAATCGATTGCAGATTTTGATTCTGTCAAATTATCGATTTTTATAATCCTATTTTCATTTGTTTTAGAAACGCTTCAGTATTTTAAGATCATTCGACTTTTAGGTTTTAAGGAAAATTATCTAACCAAAATCATTTTCGGATCCGTATTTGATCCGTTGGATTTGTTAGCCTATCTGATCGGTGTGTTCTTAATTTTTTCCATCGATACACGGATCATTCTAAAATTATTAAGAAAAGAAACATCAACCCGCATTACGGGTTGATGAGATAATACGAAAGAATTCCTCGAAACGTTTCGTTAAAACCGGGAGGCAAACTTTTACCGGGGCATTGCAAATGTAAATCCGCTAAAGAATAGATTTGATAGGGTTTTGCAAAAAACAGACGAATAAAAAAACGAAGCACCGAAGAAATATTGGAAAGCACGTTAATACTTCCCACCGATTGTCTTCTCACGATTTCAGCCGAACACCCTTCCTCAAAATAAATTTTCTCTCGAAGAGGTAATACGTAGTCCGAGAAAGGTTCTTTTTCAGTTTCCAGAACTTCAAATTTTGTAATTTTTCCCGAGAGAATATTTTTACCATCGTGATCCAGGAGCGCAACGGTTCTAAAATAACCTCCGGGAAAGGAATCGTTTCCCAAAAAACCGCCGGTATAAAAACGAAAGTCTTTTGCATTGATCGAACGAAAGAGTTCCCATCTTCTGCTGTACTTATAAACCTCGTAATTTGTAAGGAGATGTTCCAAACCTCCGGTTCCTAAAAGTTCTTTTTTCTTTCCATCCTGAATCAGATATCCCCAAGCGCTTTGAAAAGAATAGGCGATGTCCGCCTGAACAAAACTGCTCGGCTCTTTTACGGGGTGTTTTCCTCCGGAAAGAGAAACTCCTTGTCGCAAGTCGGATTTAAAAGATAAGAATAACTTAATATTCTCGGCGTCTTGTTGGATTTCAATTCCTTCGGAATTTAAGACCATTCGATTGTTTTCGATCTTCAGATCGAACTTTCCTTTTTCGGCGGTCAGTTCTTTTGCTGAGAATTCTTTTGTGATAAATTGAGTTCCTTCTCCGAGGGTATGAATGACCAAACTGATTCCGCAGTTCTTAGTTCCCGGCCCGAGATTGCTCACCAAAAAGGTGGCGTAGATAAAGGTCTTATCGTCTTTAAAAGAATAATTCCAGGCTTCGAAATAACCTTCTTGTCCGTAAGGTTGAAACGAATAATCTTTCAGGTTCGCTTTTCTGAGGAGCGTCGTATCTTCCGCTTTTGGAGATTCTATAAAAAAAACGCAACTTGCAAAAAGTAAAAATGCAATCGTTTTACGAAGAGACAGAATTCTTAAAAAACTTTTTCCCAGGCGAGGCTGCTTCGACATGCGGAAGATCCTTAACTCTGGGAAAAAATTGATCAAGCAGAAACTTATTTGGAAAATGTTTTCGTTTCTTCCTCTTCCGCAAAAACGCAATCTTTTTCGAAAAGATCGGAGACGCACACGATGTCAAAGACCGGATGAGTTTTAGTTCCTTCGTTTAAGAACCGGTCTCTTTTCTCCTGAATTCCATCGATGTGTATCCAAGATTCATATTTTTCGTTCGCCTTAAGATAGATGAGAAAGTCGTGTTCTCCCAATCTTTTTAAGAATGCTTCGAAGTCCTTAAATCCGTCTTTTTCCAACTGAATCCTCAGCTTTTGAGAATTGCTGAGTTTGCAATAAGGAGTTTTTGTAACATAGAATTGATTTAAGACGGAGACGATGTTTGCGAATTCGTCTTTTCGACTGATCAACTTCTTCCATTCTCCTTGATCTAAATCGACTGTTTCTTTCATGTTTTTTACCTCTTCGTAGAAGCGGTTCCGCAAACTTTCAGAACGGAGTTTCAAATCCGATTTTTTCTAAAAATCGCATAAAAAAGTGAGAAGAAGGATTCCAAAAGAGAATAGAATGAAGGCTTCAAGGGAATTTTGGTGAATACCTTTGGGAAGTTGTCCTTTTAATAAATCTTGCTAAAAAAGCGAAAATCAAAATAGTATCATTCAGAACTATGGAATCCGATCTACTGGGAATATTTTGGACAGAAAAAATCAAGCTGACTCAATATATTATCCAGACCACGAAACATTACAGTTCCAACCAACTTGATTTCTCAGTTACACCGAGGGAATCCGTCCGTTCCTTTCTTCAAGCGATGGTTGCAGGCGACTTTTTTCTGAGAGTTTCACTTCCGATTTCCATCGGGATCAGTTCTATTCTTCCCATCTCCAGACAATCCGAAGAAGAAATCGAAAAGGACTTGGTTCGTTTTCGA
This is a stretch of genomic DNA from Leptospira tipperaryensis. It encodes these proteins:
- a CDS encoding apolipoprotein N-acyltransferase, with the protein product MDNLHHRFQQFQKTVWFNLFCYFWTGLFSFLAFAPISLSHFVWIAPFGLFWLSLKYQGKYKKLFYQGLIIGVVFYAISFHWIVHMAITFGNFPYVIALLLLLFAGLLFSLKFPLFMMSFSFLSGKIGRHSVWVAGFCGLLSELIGPQLFPWYWGNLAAGNIFLAQNVEITGVYGLSFLVFVVSYTLFQSNPWHWKEILNSIEKRKQYLRFVALPALLLLSFVISGAVLYKKWNDVKPSKSVKVLVIQPDAPLSFRDGREVKESIEALMARIEKLAEEGVAKMGTKPDLIVLPEAGVPFFSAHNTPVTTVARRLYWHRFDSLMFLLANKYKSNVFFNEIDAGYKGTPGARNLRYYNNNVLYDPNGDRRDSYQKKFLLMFGEYMPFDFLYDLSQQTGRFEPGLNHNLIRYYTPTEKEKSPKGLHLGWSDTENLNHEAVRSYYEPAKTEVQEAGKFLPLICYEVILPEFVREFRTAGNPEFIVNLTNDKWYGTTTESDQHMELGRLRSIELRRWMVRSTNSGISANIDHLGRFVGGKKTGLMTSESLSETIDVIDSPPTFYTQYGNLIPWLMLFLTGIYYLNLLIGIRKGKKV
- a CDS encoding DUF2809 domain-containing protein, translating into MKRRLIYVGFLFFFLSLCFVIVQFFDSNRLVRGFLGDLIIVMVLYSFFKSIADFDSVKLSIFIILFSFVLETLQYFKIIRLLGFKENYLTKIIFGSVFDPLDLLAYLIGVFLIFSIDTRIILKLLRKETSTRITG
- a CDS encoding LIC_13246 family protein, whose amino-acid sequence is MKETVDLDQGEWKKLISRKDEFANIVSVLNQFYVTKTPYCKLSNSQKLRIQLEKDGFKDFEAFLKRLGEHDFLIYLKANEKYESWIHIDGIQEKRDRFLNEGTKTHPVFDIVCVSDLFEKDCVFAEEEETKTFSK